Part of the Niallia alba genome is shown below.
ATTGAAATGGAAGGAACTCCTTTTCAAAAGCAAGTATGGAATGCATTAACTAGTATACCTTATGCTGCAACCGGATCCTATAAGGATATTGCTAACAACATCGGTAACGAAAAGGCAGTGAGAGCAGTTGGAAGTGCAAATGGAAAAAACAAGCTATGCATAATTATTCCATGTCACCGAATAATCGGTGCCAATGGAACGTTAACTGGGTATGCTGGTGGCTTGTGGAGAAAAGAGTGGCTGCTTAGACATGAGCAAAAATGGAAAATGGCAATAAGGTAATATTGGAAAAGCAGAAAATCCTTTTTATAAAAGATTTTCTGCTTTTCATTAGAACTTAAAAAAGCTCCTTTATAGTATCAGCTCCACCTACGCTGTATACAATGATAACCACTAATGTTATCCAACCTAATTTACATTATATTTGAAAACGATTTCAAAATCAAACATTGTGAATCGATGAACTAATTGTCCGAATATTATTATTTTTTTAGGATGATATTTCCAATAATATTTAAAGAGTATATTTTCCATTTCTTTTTAGGAAGAGAATAGAAGAATTATCCATTGAACAAATAATATTAATGCAAAAACTCCTTCTGTAGATGATCATGAACCTGTTATTACATAACATTTCAGCTACAAAGGAGTATTTTTATTTTTCATGGAAGAGAAGTTTACTAGGTCAGTTGAGTGCTTCTTTACTTGCTTTTTTAGGTGGAAAATGATTAAATGTATATACTTGTTTTTTATACTTTATGGTATAAAAAACTCAATAAATAATCATTTTCGTATATTGTAAAAGAAATTGTCTATGAAAAATGATTCAGTATTATACCTATAAATTAGAACCATATATTAATTCGATATAGATAGTTTAAGAAAT
Proteins encoded:
- a CDS encoding methylated-DNA--[protein]-cysteine S-methyltransferase; the encoded protein is MFTIDYQSPIGVIEISGTDKAVYSILFSEKELPENKIDDQTPIVLVTCFNELDAYFSGKYFDFSFPIEMEGTPFQKQVWNALTSIPYAATGSYKDIANNIGNEKAVRAVGSANGKNKLCIIIPCHRIIGANGTLTGYAGGLWRKEWLLRHEQKWKMAIR